From the genome of Pelosinus fermentans DSM 17108:
ATGGAAGTTTATTAGCTGCTGGTTTAACTACAATGATTATTATGCAAGCGTTGATGAATATAGCTGTGGTTACAGCTTCTATGCCGGTAACAGGAATCCCCTTACCATTTATTAGCTTTGGTGGATCTGCATTAATTTTCACTTTGCTCGGGGTAGGAATATTATTAAATGTATCAAGGTATATTCATGATAAATAGGGTGGCAGGTGGTAAGAATTTCTGATAAAATAATTGAAGTTTTTAGAGTTAAGGGGGCAAGTCCGATATGCGGATTATTATGTCTGGCGGGGGAACAGGTGGCCACATCTACCCCGCCATTACTATCGCTAAGGCGTTACGAGAGAAAGTTAAATACTGCGAAGTATTGTTTATAGGTACCCAAAGTGGTTTAGAAGCTGACATTATACCTAAAGAAGGATTTACGATTCAGTTTATAGATGTAGCAGGATTTGAGAGGCGCTTGTCGGTAAAGAATATACAAACGATAGCTAAAACAATAGGAAGTATTTGGCAGTCGCAGAAAATTATCCGGCAGTTTAAGCCCGATATTGTTATTGGGACAGGCGGTTATGTTTGTGGGCCTGTTTTATTGGCAGCCAGTCTGCTTAAAATTCCAACAATGATTCAGGAACAAAATGTAATTCCTGGTATTACGAATAAGATTTTATCTCGTTTTGTCGATAAAATCGCTTTAGGGTTTACAGAAGCAAGTGAAAACTTTCCAAATCAAAATAAACTGTTTTTTACTGGAAATCCCATACGGCAAGAAGTTATATCTGCCAGCCGAGAAGAAAGCATAGCGGCTCTTGGTCTTGACCCGAACAAACGTACGATAATAATATCCGGCGGCAGCAGAGGTGCTCGCAGCATTAACCAGGCCATGATAAAGGTTCATCAGTTTTTTGCAGGCAGCAAGGAGATACAACTATTGCATGTTACTGGGCAAAGCGAGTATAATGGCATAGTTGGAAAATTTACGCAATGTGGTATAGATATAACGGCAGCTGGTAATATTATCATCAAACCATATTTATACAATATGCCTCAAGCACTAGCCGTAGCAGATCTTGCGATCTTTAGAGCGGGTGCCCTGGGATTAGCTGAATTAACAGCAAGAGGGGTTCCATCGATATTAGTTCCTTATCCATTCGCCGCAGAAAACCATCAGGAGTATAACGCTAGGGTGATGGAGCGGCAAGGAGCTGCCATTCTCATTCATGACAAAGAACTCAATCCTGATATATTAATTAATAGTATTAATGAATTAATTAATAATCCGCAAAAATTAGATATGATGTCTCTGGCAAGCAAAAAAATAGGTCGTCCTAAGGCTGCTGAGAGTATTGCCCAGATGGCTCTTAATCTGATTAAATAACATTATACATTAAGCTGTAACACCCTTGTGATGATCTGCATACTATAAAACACGCATAAGAGCTGATAGGTAAGGGTGCCCAAGAAAGGGGAGACATTTTTTGCTAAAAGATATAAAAAAAATTCACTTTGTTGGCATAGGTGGTGCTGGTATGAGCGCAATTGCCAAAGTCTTACTACAAATGGGATATATTGTTTCAGGGTCTGACCTTACTAAATCTGAGACTACTGCTAAACTAGAAAAAATAGGAGCTCATATATATTTAGGACACAATGAAGAGAATCTTCAAGATTCTCAAGCAATCGTAATATCAACAGCTATTCCTGAGACCAATCCTGAAGTTAAATTGGCAAGGAAAAAACAAATTCCGGTTTTTCATCGTGCAGATATTGTGGCATATTTAATGTTGCAGTATAAGGGAATTGCTGTTGCTGGTGCTCATGGTAAGACGACAACGACATCGATGATTGCCGTTATGCTTGAACATGCAGGAGTGGACCCGACTGTAATTATTGGTGGTGAAGTTGATTATTTAAATGGTAATGCGAAACTGGGATCAGGTCAATATTTAGTCGCTGAGGCAGATGAGAGCGACGGTTCCTTCTTGAAATTTTCACCCCATATTGCCGTAGTTACGAATATTGAGAATGATCATATGGACTTTTATAAAACGATGGAAAATGTGTTAGATACTTTCAAAAAATTCTTACATAAATTGCCACCAAATATAGGATTGGGTATTGTATGCTTTGATAATGAGAATATTCGAAATTTAGTAAATGAAGTAGATCGTCCCTATATTTCTTATGGAATTGATCATACTGCTCAATATATGGCGCGGAATCTTTCAACTCAAGGAGCCACGACTACTTATGATGTATATCATAATGAACAGTTATTAGGGTCTATTAAAATAAATGTTCCAGGAAGACATAATGTAGGGAATTCTTTAGCAGCTGTCATTGTTGGTTTAAATATTGGTCTTACTTTCCAGGAAATTGCAGAAGGATTGGCTCATTTTCAAGGCGCTAAACGCCGCTTTCAAACGAAGGCTAGGATTAATGGAGTTTGGATCATTGACGATTATGCTCATCATCCTACTGAAATTGCAACTACGTTATTGGCAGCCCGCCAGACAGAGCCGAATCGGTTAATTTGTGTATTCCAGCCTCATCGTTATTCACGTACTGCATTTTTACGTAATGAATTTGGCTCTGCTTTTCAATCAAGTGATATATTAGTTCTTACTGATGTGTATTCAGCGGGAGAAGCACCAATTCCGGGGATTACAGGTGAGGTCTTGAAAGAGGAGGTTGAAAGCCAAACGAGTAAGAAGGTAATTTATATTGCGGATAAAGATAAAATAGCTAGGTATCTTAGTCAAATTGTGGAACCTGGTGATCTGGTTATTACCATGGGAGCTGGAAATGTTTACTGTGTAGGGGAAGAACTAATTGAAACCTTAGTGCAAAAACAGTAGTTATAGAATTTGTCTCCCCTAAGGGAGACATTTGTTTCTATGAAAAGTGGGTTTCTATAATATCATTTAATACATAATTAAGTGATTGTTTAAATTTGTGATGATACTTGGTGTAAGCCAAGTTTTCTAATTGATGTATAGGGTGATTGTACTTTTCTAGGAGGGGGAAGACGGTGGAGAAATTTATCGTCAAGGGGGAAGTACAGTTAAATGGAACGATTAGGATAAGTGGAGCCAAGAATGCGATATTGCCGATTATGGCAGCAACACTATTATGTTCTGGTGTAAGCATTATTCATGACGTTCCTTACTTACGAGATATTAAAGTTATGCAAGATATTCTAACCTTATTTGGGGCTAAAATTATTAGAGAACAGGATACATTGTTAATTGATACATCCAATATACAGGATGCGGATATTCCAGAACATTTAATGCGAGAGATGAGAGCATCTATCTTTTTGATGGGACCATTGTTAGGCCGATTTCATAAAGTAAAACTTTCTTATCCTGGAGGCTGTGCGATTGGCCCAAGGCCCATTGATCTGCACATAAAGGCATTGGAAAAAATTGGGGCATCCGTTAAAGAAAATTTTGGATTTATTGAAGCACAAGCTGCTTGCCTGACTGGTGGTGAAATTAATTTTGATTATCCTAGTGTAGGTGCTACAGAAAATGCTATGATGGCGGCAGTACTAGCTAATGGTGCAACGATAATTCGAAATGCAGCCCGCGAACCAGAAATATATGATTTGCAAGTATTTCTTAATAAGATGGGTGCTAAAGTAATCGGCGCTGGTACTGATACTATTAGAATTGATGGTATAAAGAAATTAACGCCTGCTGAACATATTGTAATGTCTGATCGCATTCAGGCAGGTACGTTTCTGATTGCAGCAGCCATTACCCATGGTGACGTAGTTGTAGAGAATATATTATCAGAACATATTTTTTCCGTGACAGATAAGCTAAAAGATATTGGTGTAAAAATTACAACAGGAAACAATTCAATCCGGGTAAGAGGGGGAGATTTGCGTGGTGTTGATATTAAAACATTGCCATATCCAGGCTTTCCCACGGATCTGCAAGCACCGATGTTATCTCTAGTAACAAATGCCAAAGGAACGAGTATTATAACAGAAACAATTTTTGAAAATCGTTTTAAACATGTAGATGAATTAATGCGTATGGGAGCTAAAATAAAAGTAGAAGGTCGTACTGCTATTATACGCGGTATACCCAAATTAACAGGAGCCATCGTTGCTGCCCATGATCTTAGGGCTGGTGGAGCATTAGTTCTAGCGGCTTTAGCAGCAGAAGGCGTTTCTGAAATAGAAAATGTATATCATATCGATCGGGGATATGAAGCATTAGAAGAAAAACTTAGAAGTTTAGGTGCAAATATTTCACGCCATAAAAAGGACTAGGGGGATTTATAGTATGAAGAGCAAAAGAATTGCAGTGGTAATGGGGGGCCATCAGCGGAAAGAGAGGTTTCTTTAAATACAGGTAAAGCCATTTTAACAGCACTTCAGGAAAGCGGATATAAAGGTGCAGTAGGTATTGATCTTGATCCTGCACGTTTTGTAGAACAGTTAACTAAAGAAAAAATTGAAATTGTTTTTAATGCGATTCATGGTCAATATGGTGAAGATGGAGTATTACAAGGAGCACTTGAATTGTTAGGTATCCCTTATACTGGGTCAGGAGTGTTAGCTAGTGCGATGGCTATGGATAAAGGTATCTCTAAACGAATATTTTTGTCGGCCTCCATTCCGACACCTCGTTCTCTTTTATTTACAAAAGCCGACTTAAGCCGTGATTTAGTAACAGAAATTATTGCTGGTTTTAGCATACCGGTTGTAGTAAAATCTTCATCTCAGGGATCTAGCATTGGTGTTGTCATTGTTGAAAAAAGTGCAGATTTGTCTCAGGCAATTGAGCAGGCTTTCCAATACAGCGATACCATTTTAGTTGAGGAATTTATAAAAGGAAGAGAACTTACCGTTGCAATCTTAGGCAATAATGACTTAAAGGCATTGCCTGTGATTGAAATAGTTCCTTTTTCAGGGAGGTATGATTATCATTCTAAATATACAAAGGGAACTACTGAATATATTGTGCCAGCTCAATTATCAGAGGAAACCACTTTCCTTGTGCAAAAAGTGGCTTTAGAGGCTTTTCATGCATTAAGATGCTGTGGCATTGCCAGAGTGGATATCATGCTTGATGATGATAATAATCCGTATGTGCTAGAAGTGAATACGATACCTGGAATGACAGGTACTAGTTTAGTACCGAAAGCAGCAGCGGCTGCAGGAATGTCATTTAGTGCATTATGTGAAGAATTACTGTGTCTAGTAGAGACTAAATAATATAAAATATTATTTCCTTGTAGGTGCAAGACAGTATTTGTATGGATTCAATAATATTCAGTTAGCTAAGGAGGTATGCTTCTTTTCATAGCTAACTGAATCGGTAATTATTGGAGACCGTATCAACATACTGTCTGCTTTTTTATAATTGTATTATGCTTAGAATTGTTGTATCATTACTTTTATACTTATAGTTATTAACGTTATTTCAAGGAGCGATTATATGGGGGATCTAGAATCATTGCAGTATACACCGAAAGATAAAAGCCTTAGGCCGAATCAAGGGTTTATTGGATTAATTTTAGTACTGGTTATACTGATTGCTGGACTATTATTTATCAAGTCATCTTACTTTACTATAGGGGAAGTAGTAGTTGAAGGCAATAATTATGTAACTGTGGATGATGTATACCATATCGCCGACATTCCTGAAAAATTGAATATATTTAATTTAAACACATCGGATATAAGAAATCGCTTACTTAATGACTTAAGAATTGCAGAGGTTGAAATTTCACGACGCTTTCCAGGAACTATAGTCATTCATATAAAGGAACGAAAGCCGATCGTGTATGTCACTAGTAGCTATGGATTCTTAGAATTGGATTCCCAAGGCATTGTACTAGCCGCTTTCAAAAATTTAAAAAATATGAATGTGCCTATGATAACAGGAATTCGATTAGATAATGAGTATGTAAGTGACAAAATTGAAAATCCAACGATTCAAAGTGTTGTACACTATTTATCATTGCTGGATGAACCAGTTTTGAATCAAATCTCTGAGGTAAATGTAATATCACCAGAGCAAATCAGTGCTTATACAGTTGCATCCGTGCAGATACGTTTGGGCAGTAGTGAAAGATTGTCTGATAAAGTTAAATTAACAAATACTATTTTACATGAAATTAGTGATAAAAAAATAAATGTAGAATATATTGATCTTACCTACGCTTCGCCTTTTATTAAATTAAAACCTTAGAAGGTGAGGAACTTCAAGAATACTAAAAATATAGTTTAAAAAAAGGAGAGCGAGAAATTGCTGAAGCTTAGACAAGGACAAGCTGCTATTGCCTTGGTATGCGTGGTACTGGGGTTTATGTTAGCGGTACAATTTCGTACGGCCCAGGATATCCGATCAAGTATTCCTTTTCAGCGTATTGAGGACTTATCGCAACGCTTAAGTCAAACTGAAAAAGAACGTGATGTACTACTTAAACAAGTATATGAATTAAGACAGACGACAGGAGCCGAATCTGCGACGAAAGAAAGCGAAAATATTAAAATGGGTGCTGGTGTAGTGGCTGTAAGAGGCACGGGTCTTAGTATAACAATTGACGATAGCAAAAGATTATCGAAACCAGGAGAAAATCCGAACTTATATTTAATTCATGATGAAGATATGTTAAAGGTAATTAATGAATTGTGGGCAGCTGGTGCAGAGGCGATCTCTATTAATGGGCAGAGGCTAATTGCCACATCAGAAGTACGTTGTGCTGGGCCAACGCTATCGGTAAATAATACACGCTATTCGCCACCATATGAAATATTGGTGATTGGTGAACCGCAAACCTTAGAAAATTCCCTTAAGATGAGAGGCGGAGTAATAGAGACATTGCAATTTTGGGGGATTCAAGTCAGTCTGAAAAAACAAGATGTAGTAGATGTTCCTGCATATAAAGGCGCATTTCGCTTTGAATATGCCAAGCCAATAAAGGATGGTGGTAAATAGTGGCTTTACCATTGGTTGGACTTATTATTGGTATTAGTTTAGGTGTTTTTTTCCCTCTTACTATACCTGTTGAATATGCAAAATTCATGTCAGTTGCTTTATTAGCTTCTTTGGACTCTGTATTTGGCGGATTACGGGCTGGAGCGGAAGAAAAATTTGATAATACTGTATTTATTACAGGTTTTTTTACAAATGCATTAATGGCTGCTGGATTAGTGTACATTGGTGAAGGTTTGGGTATTGATTTATATTATGTTGCACTATTAGCTTTTGGTTTACGGATATTCCAGAACTTAGCAATCATTCGACGCTATTTTTTAAGGAAATAATAAGGAGTTAGAATCGTTAGAGCTTCTGAAGACTTGGCCTACGCCAAGTCTTTTTTAAATATAAAAGGATAATCAAGGTGCTAATTTGCTATAATGAGACTTTTAAAAAATATTAGTAGGATAATTGTCTCTTTATTACAATAAAAAAAGGAAATTTAGTATTTATGTTGAAATAGGAGTATGGTGTAGAATACTTCAAACGAGGTTAGCCATGGATAGCAAAAATATCTTAGGAATTGATATCGGTACAAGTAATATTAAAATATTTGTTGGAAAAATTGGTCTAGATGGACATGTAACAATCGCTGGTAGCGGCCAAATGACAACAAATGGCTTTGCAAAAGGTGTAATTTCCAATTGTAATCTATTGGTTAAGTCTATTGAACAAGCTGTTGACTGTGCAGTAATGGCTACTGATCTTTCTGTTAAGGATGCTTATATCGGCATTGGCGGTATGGAACTTAATGCAGTAAATAGTATTGGCAGCATTGCTCCTTCAGCTCCAAGTAGCATTACAATAGATGACGTGAATCGTGTGTATCGAGCTGCAGCATTGGTTGCTATTCCTGATGATCATGAAGTGTTACATGTATTGCCACAGAAGATTTTTGTTGATAAACAAAGAAAAAATGGATTGCCACTACAGGAAAAAGGTTCTCACTTAGAAGTGGAGGCTCATGTTGTAAGTATACCTAAAATGACACTCAATGATCTGGTCAGAGAAATTGAAACGTTAGGTATACATGTTGTTAGTGTAATTGCTAATGCTGTTGCTGTTACAGAAGCTATAATTCCAGTGCCTGCTAAAAACTTTTTAGTGATAGATATAGGAGCGGGGAGTACAGAGTTAATCTTGTACCAAGAGGGGCATATCGATTTCACTACAGCGTTACCTCTAGGTGGAAATTATATTACAAGTGATATTATGCGAGGATTAGCTATTTCCTGGGAACATGCTGAGGAGATTAAGAAATATTATGCAAAGCTAAATAAACAACTACAGGGGCAGGAGATCATTTTAGATTGTAACGCGTATGGTACTACAGACAAGCATGTTTCTTATGACTTTTTATATAAAATTGTTGAGAGTCGTATCTGTGAACTTGTTTATTTAATGCATGAGCATAGTAAAATATTTTTGGCAGAAAATAAAATTGAAAAGATTTTTCTTACTGGTGGTTGTGGGGCTATGTCTGGTTTTGTTCAGAGCATAGAAGCAACCTTTGGTATACCGGTTCAAGTTGTCATTCATCAAGAACTGCCTTTAGAATATCGTTCTCCTGAAAATGCAGCTTGTTATGGGATATTAAAATATGCAGGAAAGAATTTGCCAAAACCCCAAGTTATTCTAGAGAGTAA
Proteins encoded in this window:
- the murG gene encoding undecaprenyldiphospho-muramoylpentapeptide beta-N-acetylglucosaminyltransferase; translated protein: MRIIMSGGGTGGHIYPAITIAKALREKVKYCEVLFIGTQSGLEADIIPKEGFTIQFIDVAGFERRLSVKNIQTIAKTIGSIWQSQKIIRQFKPDIVIGTGGYVCGPVLLAASLLKIPTMIQEQNVIPGITNKILSRFVDKIALGFTEASENFPNQNKLFFTGNPIRQEVISASREESIAALGLDPNKRTIIISGGSRGARSINQAMIKVHQFFAGSKEIQLLHVTGQSEYNGIVGKFTQCGIDITAAGNIIIKPYLYNMPQALAVADLAIFRAGALGLAELTARGVPSILVPYPFAAENHQEYNARVMERQGAAILIHDKELNPDILINSINELINNPQKLDMMSLASKKIGRPKAAESIAQMALNLIK
- the murC gene encoding UDP-N-acetylmuramate--L-alanine ligase, coding for MLKDIKKIHFVGIGGAGMSAIAKVLLQMGYIVSGSDLTKSETTAKLEKIGAHIYLGHNEENLQDSQAIVISTAIPETNPEVKLARKKQIPVFHRADIVAYLMLQYKGIAVAGAHGKTTTTSMIAVMLEHAGVDPTVIIGGEVDYLNGNAKLGSGQYLVAEADESDGSFLKFSPHIAVVTNIENDHMDFYKTMENVLDTFKKFLHKLPPNIGLGIVCFDNENIRNLVNEVDRPYISYGIDHTAQYMARNLSTQGATTTYDVYHNEQLLGSIKINVPGRHNVGNSLAAVIVGLNIGLTFQEIAEGLAHFQGAKRRFQTKARINGVWIIDDYAHHPTEIATTLLAARQTEPNRLICVFQPHRYSRTAFLRNEFGSAFQSSDILVLTDVYSAGEAPIPGITGEVLKEEVESQTSKKVIYIADKDKIARYLSQIVEPGDLVITMGAGNVYCVGEELIETLVQKQ
- the murA gene encoding UDP-N-acetylglucosamine 1-carboxyvinyltransferase, with product MEKFIVKGEVQLNGTIRISGAKNAILPIMAATLLCSGVSIIHDVPYLRDIKVMQDILTLFGAKIIREQDTLLIDTSNIQDADIPEHLMREMRASIFLMGPLLGRFHKVKLSYPGGCAIGPRPIDLHIKALEKIGASVKENFGFIEAQAACLTGGEINFDYPSVGATENAMMAAVLANGATIIRNAAREPEIYDLQVFLNKMGAKVIGAGTDTIRIDGIKKLTPAEHIVMSDRIQAGTFLIAAAITHGDVVVENILSEHIFSVTDKLKDIGVKITTGNNSIRVRGGDLRGVDIKTLPYPGFPTDLQAPMLSLVTNAKGTSIITETIFENRFKHVDELMRMGAKIKVEGRTAIIRGIPKLTGAIVAAHDLRAGGALVLAALAAEGVSEIENVYHIDRGYEALEEKLRSLGANISRHKKD
- a CDS encoding cell division protein FtsQ/DivIB — encoded protein: MGDLESLQYTPKDKSLRPNQGFIGLILVLVILIAGLLFIKSSYFTIGEVVVEGNNYVTVDDVYHIADIPEKLNIFNLNTSDIRNRLLNDLRIAEVEISRRFPGTIVIHIKERKPIVYVTSSYGFLELDSQGIVLAAFKNLKNMNVPMITGIRLDNEYVSDKIENPTIQSVVHYLSLLDEPVLNQISEVNVISPEQISAYTVASVQIRLGSSERLSDKVKLTNTILHEISDKKINVEYIDLTYASPFIKLKP
- a CDS encoding DUF881 domain-containing protein encodes the protein MLKLRQGQAAIALVCVVLGFMLAVQFRTAQDIRSSIPFQRIEDLSQRLSQTEKERDVLLKQVYELRQTTGAESATKESENIKMGAGVVAVRGTGLSITIDDSKRLSKPGENPNLYLIHDEDMLKVINELWAAGAEAISINGQRLIATSEVRCAGPTLSVNNTRYSPPYEILVIGEPQTLENSLKMRGGVIETLQFWGIQVSLKKQDVVDVPAYKGAFRFEYAKPIKDGGK
- a CDS encoding small basic family protein translates to MALPLVGLIIGISLGVFFPLTIPVEYAKFMSVALLASLDSVFGGLRAGAEEKFDNTVFITGFFTNALMAAGLVYIGEGLGIDLYYVALLAFGLRIFQNLAIIRRYFLRK
- the ftsA gene encoding cell division protein FtsA codes for the protein MDSKNILGIDIGTSNIKIFVGKIGLDGHVTIAGSGQMTTNGFAKGVISNCNLLVKSIEQAVDCAVMATDLSVKDAYIGIGGMELNAVNSIGSIAPSAPSSITIDDVNRVYRAAALVAIPDDHEVLHVLPQKIFVDKQRKNGLPLQEKGSHLEVEAHVVSIPKMTLNDLVREIETLGIHVVSVIANAVAVTEAIIPVPAKNFLVIDIGAGSTELILYQEGHIDFTTALPLGGNYITSDIMRGLAISWEHAEEIKKYYAKLNKQLQGQEIILDCNAYGTTDKHVSYDFLYKIVESRICELVYLMHEHSKIFLAENKIEKIFLTGGCGAMSGFVQSIEATFGIPVQVVIHQELPLEYRSPENAACYGILKYAGKNLPKPQVILESNPWRSLMSKCRNFLKN